The Bacteroidales bacterium genome window below encodes:
- a CDS encoding Lrp/AsnC family transcriptional regulator has translation MEYKVDDVYNRKILLELQKNARISYTELGKKIGLTGPAVKERVQKLEENGIIKGYQAKLDLEKIGYSLMAIIHFKMNPGSIQQFVEQLHDIPEVIEVNRITGGDNMVIKVALSESSHLEKLINRFIEYGVPNTSIVLSTPIEDRILEPRV, from the coding sequence ATGGAATATAAAGTAGATGATGTCTATAACAGGAAAATCCTTCTGGAGCTTCAGAAAAATGCCAGGATAAGCTATACAGAACTGGGAAAAAAAATAGGGCTTACCGGACCTGCTGTAAAGGAAAGGGTTCAGAAATTGGAGGAGAATGGTATTATAAAGGGATATCAGGCGAAACTCGACCTGGAAAAGATCGGATATTCACTGATGGCCATTATTCATTTTAAAATGAATCCGGGGAGTATTCAGCAATTTGTTGAACAATTGCATGACATTCCTGAGGTCATTGAAGTAAATCGCATTACAGGAGGCGATAATATGGTAATCAAGGTTGCGCTAAGCGAGAGTTCACATTTGGAAAAGCTCATCAATCGGTTTATTGAATATGGGGTACCGAATACTTCCATTGTTTTGTCGACTCCAATAGAAGACCGGATACTGGAGCCAAGAGTATAG